Genomic segment of Primulina tabacum isolate GXHZ01 chromosome 11, ASM2559414v2, whole genome shotgun sequence:
CTTTGTCCATCTTGGAAATATTTGGCACAACTGCTCGTAATGCATAGAAGCGTTGGTTAAGCTTTTCTCTTCGTTGCCTCTCTGCTTCAACATGATTGAGAGCCTCCATTCGTCCATTGGCAGGCTTCCTACCACGCTTTCTTGGCCTCATCTCTGTCGAGAGCCCATTCTGTTCTTCCTGGCATGAGACCTCAACATCTGAATGCTCAGAGTCAATACTACGCGTCTGGGAAACTAATGGCCGTGAGGTTGCTCCAGTAAAATCAATCTGCATCTTTGCTGGCTTTTGATTTTGAGTATTATTTAGCCGAAACTCTTGCCTTGGCCCACCGATAAGATCGTGAAGATTTTTGGTTACAGGATGAGGGCTATAAATCTCTGTGTGGTTCCCTGGCTTTACATTATTGCACTGAGTCCACGTTGCGCCATGAAAACCATTTCCAGTTTTTGCAAATGGCAGCCTGAGCCCATCTGCATTTGCATCCGATGTCCTGCCTTCCACTTTCTTAGCAGTGAGTTTTTCAATAAATTGCATGCGCCCTGAATTTAAATCCTGCCCGAAAATCTTGGGAATGACTCCTGAACGGTTTCCACTTACCAAATTAGGAATTGGATCGTCAGCATCTTTTTGGTTGGCCACAGCCACCACATCCACGGCTTTCTTGGCACTAAGATGTGATGAAATTGAGGAAAAGGATGATCCAATCTCCTTCAAGATCTCTAAGCTTTCCGGGATACATTTTACTGAGCCTAATTCAACCACACCAATGTCTGTTGGAATTAAAACGATAGTTTGCAAACCAGCCGATTTTGCAAGAAAGGATCTCACACAATAATCAATAGGAGACTTCAAAGCATCCAATAACCAGACATGCTTATTTGACCCAAAACATTTTCCAGGACCCACTTCTCCCTTAGGAAAGGAGAAGTACATAGAAGCCAGGAAGAACATCTCCGTGTCCGTAACCTTATCCAATCCAAAGGCATAATTATCCTCATCAGTTCCCCCAAACAGGGTATGCAACTTCTGGAGGACCCTTTTCCTCATTCTTTGTTTGGATTCATCTTCAAGTCGCATATTGTGAATCTGGGTAAATTCAGACTCCTCCTCGTCGCAAGGCTCACGACAGCACCCATCTCCCCAGCCCAAGACCAAATCACCAGATTTAGACCTCGAAAGCTGCCAAAAAATGGCATAATTCCAGGTAAAATTGGCAGAATCTGGGCGTTCCACAAGATCTGACAGCGTTTTCTGCAACTTCTCATCATTCCCCAACGCCATCAACGAACATTCAGCAGAGACGGAGCTTAACATCAAGTGATCAAAAGCCTTGGCTCCTAAAACCGCCGCCGCCATGGCTTTATCCTCGACATTCCACCCAACAGCCTCCATCCCGAATTCCAATCCCATCCCACAACACTACCCACtaaccaaaaaaattaaaaagaaatgaaaaaaaaatccaGTCTTTCTGATCAATCCCAATTTCCAAATCACACAGACTCAGATAATACGTAAACCAGTCAAACAAAACCCCGTCTCAGCTTTTCCAAAAAATTCAATGGTTCTTGCAGAAAACAAGCAGGCCGTAACTCATAGCTCTCAGATCTCAAATCTCACAAATCCAAATAGATACGCAAGGCCAAAAAGTAAGACTACAATATAAAGCATAAAGAACGAATTACCGAGTAGTGTGTATTTAACACATGATGCACAGTTGATGGAGAAATGAGAACGAAGAGCATTCGTTGCCTCGGAGGACAGGAAGAAAAAAGGAGAAGTGTCCGAGATTGATTACCCGAATTCCAACTGTGATTCACACGTGTTTGAAGTTTTGGCTCGGAGTGAAAAAGTAACCATGGTTAGGTTAAAGCAGTGTGGTGTATTCTCTTTTCcccatgttttttttattttttattttgtgtatatatatatatatgtatatatatcctctctctttcttttctttttctacatgattttatcatttttattttacatggaattattaaatttttgtaataaaatatCTGCATTATGACTCGTTTGATCTATGTTATCTtacaattaaaattgaaaattaatatgtaaaaaaattataaattacta
This window contains:
- the LOC142518187 gene encoding transcription factor MTB1-like; translation: MGLEFGMEAVGWNVEDKAMAAAVLGAKAFDHLMLSSVSAECSLMALGNDEKLQKTLSDLVERPDSANFTWNYAIFWQLSRSKSGDLVLGWGDGCCREPCDEEESEFTQIHNMRLEDESKQRMRKRVLQKLHTLFGGTDEDNYAFGLDKVTDTEMFFLASMYFSFPKGEVGPGKCFGSNKHVWLLDALKSPIDYCVRSFLAKSAGLQTIVLIPTDIGVVELGSVKCIPESLEILKEIGSSFSSISSHLSAKKAVDVVAVANQKDADDPIPNLVSGNRSGVIPKIFGQDLNSGRMQFIEKLTAKKVEGRTSDANADGLRLPFAKTGNGFHGATWTQCNNVKPGNHTEIYSPHPVTKNLHDLIGGPRQEFRLNNTQNQKPAKMQIDFTGATSRPLVSQTRSIDSEHSDVEVSCQEEQNGLSTEMRPRKRGRKPANGRMEALNHVEAERQRREKLNQRFYALRAVVPNISKMDKASLLGDAISYITELQTKLKNMESEKEKPRSIPREASVLEAKPSTEMRESVPRIDIQANGDDITVHVSCQLNAHPVSKIVQAIKNAQATIVDAKMVVGSEKIFHTFVVKSVGSEPLTNEKLVKAYPHDSNSWQQ